The Thermocrinis ruber genome has a window encoding:
- the hisC gene encoding histidinol-phosphate transaminase — protein sequence MIHPRIRELSAYKTETTPCKVKLSSNELPIKFPEEVKRKIGEVVSSLPLNRYPDPNASELKEVIAKRFGVSTDNLVLGNGSDELIQYLTIAVGELNSPVLYPVPTFPMYGICATALGRKKVEVPLKEDLDLDLETLLRAVEEKRPSLAFFSYPNNPTGNCFREDAIKKVRQEGVFTVIDEAYYHFSGKTFLADALQREDTVVLRTLSKIGLAGLRVGVLIAKEETAREINKLRLPFNITYPSQVIAKLMLEDFYHIIEEHVQMVLRERERLMRELSNIEGVKVFPSDANFFLFKTPYPAGLVHAELIKEGVLVRDVSYLPNLENCLRVSVGFPEENDQFLQAMQRVMKKLC from the coding sequence ATGATCCATCCACGCATAAGGGAACTGTCCGCTTACAAAACGGAGACCACTCCCTGCAAGGTAAAGCTCTCCTCCAACGAACTACCCATAAAATTTCCGGAGGAAGTTAAAAGAAAAATAGGGGAGGTGGTCTCCTCCCTACCTTTGAACCGCTACCCAGACCCAAATGCATCAGAGCTAAAAGAAGTCATAGCCAAAAGGTTTGGTGTTTCAACGGATAACCTGGTCCTGGGCAACGGCTCCGATGAACTCATTCAATACTTAACTATAGCGGTAGGAGAATTAAACAGTCCTGTCCTCTATCCTGTACCCACCTTTCCCATGTATGGCATATGTGCTACCGCCTTGGGAAGGAAAAAGGTGGAAGTGCCCCTCAAAGAGGACCTGGACTTGGACTTAGAAACCCTCTTGAGGGCAGTGGAGGAAAAAAGACCTTCCTTAGCCTTCTTCTCCTATCCAAACAATCCCACGGGCAACTGCTTTAGGGAGGATGCCATCAAGAAGGTTAGACAGGAGGGCGTATTTACCGTAATAGATGAGGCTTATTATCACTTTTCTGGAAAGACCTTTCTTGCTGATGCCCTTCAAAGGGAAGATACTGTAGTTCTAAGAACCCTCTCCAAGATAGGTTTGGCGGGCTTGAGGGTGGGCGTGCTGATAGCAAAGGAGGAAACAGCCAGAGAAATAAACAAGCTTAGGCTTCCTTTCAACATAACCTATCCTTCTCAGGTAATAGCCAAGCTTATGTTGGAGGACTTTTACCATATAATAGAGGAACACGTGCAGATGGTCCTGAGGGAACGGGAAAGGCTGATGAGAGAACTTTCTAACATAGAAGGTGTAAAGGTCTTTCCTTCGGATGCCAACTTTTTCCTGTTTAAAACTCCCTACCCGGCAGGTTTGGTGCACGCCGAACTTATAAAAGAGGGGGTTTTGGTTAGGGATGTTTCTTACCTTCCCAACTTGGAAAACTGCCTCAGGGTAAGCGTAGGCTTCCCAGAGGAGAACGACCAATTCCTACAAGCTATGCAAAGGGTGATGAAAAAACTATGCTAA
- the xth gene encoding exodeoxyribonuclease III yields MLRVATWNVNSIRSRKELVFMWLERVPVEILCLQELKTETHNFPFLDFERLGYKCYVHGQKAYNGVAICSKFGLEDVFKGIGDAKFDVESRVIGGRLKDLWLINCYFPHGEERGGKKFYYKLEFYDAFCKFLDRSFSPSDKIVLVGDMNVALEDIDVYDPVVLKDTIGTMPEERQALRRLLDWGFVDAFRYLYPNKVEFTWWDYIGGAVWKNQGMRIDYIFITEHLLKSLKDVFVDTWARKKRQPKPSDHAPVVGVFEL; encoded by the coding sequence ATGCTAAGGGTTGCCACTTGGAATGTAAATTCCATAAGGTCCAGAAAAGAGCTGGTTTTTATGTGGTTGGAGAGGGTTCCCGTGGAGATCTTGTGTCTTCAAGAGCTAAAAACAGAGACCCACAACTTTCCTTTTCTTGATTTTGAAAGGCTTGGGTATAAGTGCTATGTGCATGGGCAAAAAGCCTACAATGGCGTAGCTATATGCTCTAAGTTTGGGTTGGAAGATGTTTTTAAAGGCATAGGAGATGCAAAGTTTGATGTGGAAAGTCGAGTAATAGGAGGAAGGCTCAAGGACCTTTGGCTCATAAACTGCTACTTCCCTCATGGAGAAGAGAGGGGAGGTAAAAAGTTTTACTATAAGTTGGAGTTTTACGATGCCTTCTGTAAATTCTTAGACAGAAGCTTTAGTCCTTCAGATAAGATCGTGCTCGTGGGCGACATGAACGTAGCCTTGGAAGACATAGACGTTTATGACCCCGTTGTTCTGAAGGATACCATAGGGACCATGCCGGAGGAAAGGCAAGCCCTAAGAAGACTCTTAGATTGGGGCTTTGTGGACGCCTTCAGGTATTTATACCCTAACAAGGTGGAGTTTACCTGGTGGGATTACATTGGGGGTGCGGTATGGAAAAACCAGGGCATGCGTATTGATTACATATTTATCACAGAGCATCTTTTAAAGAGCCTGAAAGATGTGTTTGTGGATACATGGGCAAGAAAGAAGAGACAGCCAAAGCCCTCAGACCATGCGCCCGTAGTGGGAGTTTTTGAACTGTGA
- a CDS encoding EamA family transporter — MRGVIFAILASFAWGLAPILFKLGLKAEVSNLFALIVHNFSAFLLASLLFFALGEPLKVGLRELVFISFGGMLSGFLGLFFYFEAVRHGKVSIVAPIASTSPLWSVLFAYVLLGEGLNLQKLVGVFLIVVGITLLSLSKQ; from the coding sequence GTGAGGGGAGTGATTTTTGCAATACTTGCCAGCTTTGCGTGGGGGCTTGCCCCCATCCTCTTTAAGCTGGGCCTAAAGGCTGAAGTTAGCAACCTCTTCGCCCTCATTGTGCATAATTTTTCCGCCTTTTTGTTGGCATCTTTGCTCTTTTTTGCCTTGGGAGAACCCCTTAAGGTAGGCTTAAGGGAGCTGGTTTTTATATCCTTTGGGGGCATGCTCTCGGGATTCTTGGGTTTGTTCTTTTACTTTGAAGCGGTTAGGCATGGCAAAGTTTCCATAGTGGCACCCATTGCCTCCACCTCTCCCCTCTGGAGTGTGCTCTTTGCCTATGTTTTGCTTGGTGAGGGCTTAAACCTTCAAAAATTGGTAGGCGTCTTTTTGATAGTGGTTGGCATAACCCTTTTGAGCCTTTCAAAGCAATGA
- the lnt gene encoding apolipoprotein N-acyltransferase: MKEVILSVLAGLLLYLPFSKLNLWFLLFPALFLFVKYRGVPFWTLGGYVFIFLSLRCTNIASVEFGGINPILSYFMYSLFVLLFTLFQFSLPAFIAQRFFKSSPLAYGFFYTLFELLRSHFPFGGFPWLLMGEVISQVPLLKYSLYFLSIPLYTFLLWVLVISLFQKRLFPFALILFVLLSLSLSAYFVPPKKLNGVKVALVQTAVPQEDKLSRETFDKHTPQILQMVERVLEEKPDLIVLPESALPFYFSEEQTEIFYHLSLKGPILVGLIDVRENLKPFNSAYLFAEGMLIDYYDKVKLMPIGEYIPKPFGFLKEIFQAIGGIDYVPGKSTKVIKYKDLRIAVPICFEVAHYSYMERLAKDANLIVVLTNDGWFKDSDCTFQHFRFAQWTSLRFKTYTLWVNNSGDTAIIDPYGRVLKKLGYMERDVLVEVLR, translated from the coding sequence ATGAAAGAGGTAATCCTTTCCGTTTTGGCGGGCTTGTTGCTTTACCTACCCTTCTCTAAGTTAAATCTATGGTTTTTGCTCTTTCCTGCCCTCTTTCTTTTTGTTAAATACCGAGGAGTGCCCTTTTGGACCTTGGGAGGGTATGTGTTTATCTTCCTTTCCCTGAGGTGTACCAACATTGCCAGCGTTGAGTTTGGCGGTATAAATCCCATTCTCTCTTACTTTATGTATTCCCTGTTCGTTCTCCTTTTTACCCTTTTTCAGTTTTCCCTGCCAGCTTTTATTGCCCAGAGGTTTTTTAAAAGCTCCCCTTTAGCCTACGGCTTTTTTTATACCCTCTTTGAACTGCTCCGCTCTCACTTTCCCTTTGGTGGCTTTCCATGGCTTTTGATGGGAGAGGTTATCTCTCAGGTGCCCCTTTTGAAATATTCCCTGTACTTTTTGAGCATACCCCTTTACACCTTCTTGCTTTGGGTTTTGGTAATTTCCCTATTCCAAAAAAGGCTTTTCCCTTTTGCCCTGATTCTTTTTGTTTTACTTTCTCTTAGCCTTTCCGCTTACTTTGTACCACCAAAGAAACTAAACGGAGTAAAGGTAGCCCTCGTTCAAACCGCAGTGCCCCAAGAAGACAAGCTCAGCAGAGAGACCTTTGACAAGCATACGCCACAGATACTGCAGATGGTGGAAAGGGTATTGGAAGAAAAACCAGACCTCATAGTCCTACCCGAGTCCGCCCTGCCTTTTTACTTTTCCGAGGAGCAAACAGAAATCTTTTATCATCTGAGCCTTAAAGGTCCCATTCTGGTGGGTCTGATTGATGTTAGGGAAAACCTAAAGCCCTTCAACTCCGCCTACCTGTTTGCGGAGGGTATGCTAATAGACTACTACGATAAGGTAAAGCTCATGCCCATAGGCGAATACATACCAAAGCCCTTTGGATTTTTAAAGGAAATATTCCAAGCCATAGGAGGTATTGACTACGTTCCCGGCAAGTCTACAAAGGTTATCAAATACAAAGACCTTCGCATTGCGGTGCCCATATGCTTTGAAGTTGCCCACTACAGCTACATGGAAAGATTAGCCAAAGATGCCAATCTTATTGTGGTTTTAACCAACGATGGCTGGTTTAAAGACAGCGACTGCACCTTTCAACATTTTAGGTTTGCCCAGTGGACTTCTTTGCGCTTTAAAACCTACACCCTTTGGGTGAATAACTCCGGCGACACCGCCATCATTGACCCCTACGGCAGGGTTCTAAAAAAACTGGGCTATATGGAGAGGGATG